The following are encoded together in the Apodemus sylvaticus chromosome 11, mApoSyl1.1, whole genome shotgun sequence genome:
- the LOC127695857 gene encoding U2 small nuclear ribonucleoprotein auxiliary factor 35 kDa subunit-related protein 1: MASQQPAFPAKLSRKQYKAAMKKEKRKKRRQKMARLRALEAPPEEEEDDVSANEELAERLQEIERQRLHEEWLLREEKAQEEFRIKKKKEEAARKQKEEEERQIKAEWEEQQKKQREEEEQKLQEKREREEAVQKMLDQAESERSWQNPEPPKDLRLEKYRPSCPFYNKTGACRFGNRCSRKHDFPTSSPTLLVKSMFTTFGMEQCRRDDYDSDANLEYSEEETYQQFLDFYHDVLPEFKNVGKVIQFKVSCNLEPHLRGNVYVQYQSEEECQAALSLFNGRWYAGRQLQCEFCPVTRWKVAICGLFEMQKCPKGKHCNFLHVFRNPDNEFRETSRDVYVSPARTGSSGKTSDRRDRKDHHAEYYGKSRSYHSGSHHSSKRNRESDRKSPHRWKKSHRQATKSHERHSSRRGREGDSSPGPQSQSHRA; this comes from the coding sequence ATGGCATCGCAGCAGCCCGCTTTTCCTGCGAAACTCAGCCGAAAACAATACAAGGCCGCAATGAAGAAGGAGAAACGCAAGAAACGCCGGCAGAAAATGGCTCGGCTGAGAGCCCTGGAAGCCCcaccagaggaggaggaagacgatgTTTCTGCCAACGAAGAACTTGCAGAGAGATTACAGGAGATAGAGCGGCAGAGATTACATGAAGAGTGGCTGCTGAGggaggagaaggcacaagaagaattcagaataaagaagaaaaaggaagaggccgctagaaaacagaaggaagaagaggagagacaaATAAAGGCTGAATgggaagaacaacagaaaaaacagagagaggaggaggagcagaagctacaggagaagagagagagggaggaggcggTGCAGAAAATGCTGGACCAGGCTGAAAGTGAACGCTCTTGGCAGAACCCGGAACCACCCAAGGATTTAAGGCTGGAGAAATATCGACCCAGTTGTCCCTTCTACAATAAAACGGGCGCGTGCAGATTTGGTAACAGGTGTTCACGGAAACACGACTTTCCCACGTCAAGCCCCACCCTTCTCGTGAAGAGTATGTTTACCACGTTTGGAATGGAGCAGTGCAGGAGGGATGACTATGACTCTGACGCGAACCTGGAGTACAGCGAGGAGGAGACCTACCAGCAATTCTTGGATTTCTACCATGACGTGCTGCCCGAGTTCAAGAACGTGGGAAAGGTGATTCAGTTCAAAGTAAGCTGCAACCTAGAACCTCACCTGCGGGGCAATGTGTATGTGCAGTACCAGTCGGAAGAAGAATGCCAAGCAGCCCTCTCGCTCTTTAATGGAAGGTGGTACGCGGGCCGGCAGCTGCAGTGTGAGTTCTGCCCGGTGACCCGGTGGAAGGTCGCTATTTGCGGTTTGTTCGAAATGCAGAAGTGTCCGAAAGGGAAGCACTGCAACTTCCTCCACGTGTTCAGAAACCCCGACAACGAATTCCGAGAGACCAGCAGGGATGTCTACGTGTCTCCGGCTCGGACTGGCTCCTCCGGAAAAACCTCAGACCGGAGGGACAGGAAAGACCATCATGCCGAATACTATGGCAAGTCGAGAAGCTACCACTCTGGCTCACACCACTCCTCCAAGAGAAACAGGGAGTCTGACAGGAAGAGCCCTCACAGGTGGAAGAAATCTCACAGGCAGGCCACGAAGAGTCATGAGAGGCACAGttcaagaagaggaagagagggggacagCAGTCCAGGTCCCCAAAGCCAGAGCCACAGAGCCTGA